The following coding sequences lie in one Apium graveolens cultivar Ventura chromosome 3, ASM990537v1, whole genome shotgun sequence genomic window:
- the LOC141712289 gene encoding uncharacterized protein LOC141712289, which produces MLDSISEHTNNLEVLGPTNNNCEGYKMSMDFSVERSEDEEKGSNLSDHDGIQFRPSRLNNGDESGVCSPPLWSKSPPRSPFGSKFSQNKIRNSPPSLRVQAIARGQKELMEMVKSMPESSYELSLKDLVDHQKVGFPEDDEEVVVDQENSSFITNKKQASVKKQASVRKQASVRKLPSIKKVEKKIARTGSNISESNNTGLFLKMVFPMPFGGSKKQAPKPPKGKAKTKENPYAKVSTKHVDNSNLNDKSSKSVDQKQWWQRRYSVVSDDSESGGLSSNGSSGSSGSSGSNDSSISNKSTRKKGGLLRGCSPFHSKNRKKTVE; this is translated from the exons ATGTTAGATTCAATAAGTGAACATACCAACAACTTGGAAGTTCTAGGACCAACAAACAACAATTGTGAAGGGTACAAAATGAGTATGGATTTTAGTGTTGAAAGATCAGAAGATGAAGAAAAAGGTAGCAACTTGAGTGATCATGATGGGATTCAATTTAGGCCTAGCAGGCTAAATAATGGAGATGAATCAGGCGTTTGTTCGCCACCCTTGTGGTCGAAAAGCCCGCCCAGAAGCCCGTTTGGTTCGAAATTTTCCCAGAACAAGATTAGAAACTCTCCACCTTCTTTAAGAGTTCAAGCCATAGCAAGAGGTCAAAAAGAGCTCATGGAGATGGTGAAGAGCATGCCTGAATCATCGTACGAGCTTTCGTTAAAAGACCTCGTTGATCATCAAAAAGTAGGGTTTCCAGAAGATGATGAAGAAGTAGTAGTTGATCAAGAAAACAGTAGTTTTATTACAAACAAGAAGCAGGCAAGTGTAAAGAAGCAAGCAAGTGTAAGAAAGCAAGCTAGTGTGAGGAAGCTACCAAGTATAAAgaaagttgaaaagaaaattGCGAGAACAGGAAGCAATATAAGTGAGAGTAACAATACAGGGTTGTTTTTGAAGATGGTATTTCCAATGCCTTTTGGAGGAAGTAAAAAACAGGCACCAAAACCCCCAAAAGGCAAGGCGAAAACAAAGGAAAATCCATATGCTAAAGTTTCTACAAAGCATGTTGATaatagtaatttgaatgataaatCTTCAAAGAGTGTTGATCAAAAACAGTGGTGGCAGAGAAGATACTCCGTAGTATCCGATGATAGCGAAAGCGGTGGATTGAGTAGCAATGGTAGTAGTGGTAGCAGCGGAAGCTCAGGCAGCAATGACAGCAGCATTAGCAACAAGAGCACCAG GAAGAAAGGAGGATTACTACGCGGATGCTCACCTTTTCATTCAAAAAACAGAAAGAAAACAGTAGAGTGA
- the LOC141714221 gene encoding disease resistance-like protein DSC1 — protein MTQMVVIRIGIYGMGGLGKTTLAKALYNQLLLGSFKGNCFLANVSEVSGTEGLETLQQQLINDVLKTKKKLEVHNVDEGIKLIRDRICSTKVLVVIDDLGHHKQFEALVGPFASDSVVIITTRDEAILDKVKVQPKYRYMLKELNDAQSLQLFNQHAFGNATPNNTLVLLSKDILRHAGGLPLALEVLV, from the coding sequence GGATTGGTATTTATGGTATGGGTGGATTAGGTAAAACAACTCTTGCCAAAGCTCTTTATAATCAACTCTTGTTAGGAAGCTTTAAGGGCAACTGTTTTCTCGCAAATGTTAGCGAGGTGTCGGGGACCGAAGGCCTTGAAACTTTACAACAGCAACTTATTAATGATGTTCTGAAAACTAAGAAAAAACTTGAGGTTCACAATGTTGATGAAGGAATTAAGTTGATAAGAGATAGAATTTGTTCAACAAAAGTTCTGGTTGTTATTGATGATTTAGGCCACCATAAACAATTTGAAGCTTTAGTAGGACCATTTGCCTCAGATAGTGTAGTTATCATAACTACAAGGGATGAAGCGATATTGGACAAAGTTAAAGTGCAACCCAAATATCGATACATGTTAAAGGAGTTGAATGATGCTCAATCACTGCAACTTTTTAATCAACATGCGTTTGGAAATGCCACACCCAACAATACTTTAGTGCTATTATCTAAAGACATTCTACGTCATGCTGGTGGGCTTCCATTGGCTCTTGAGGTTTTGGTTTGA